A single Carnobacterium inhibens subsp. inhibens DSM 13024 DNA region contains:
- the arcC gene encoding carbamate kinase, translating to MGKRKIVVALGGNAILSNDASAQAQQQALEKTAEYLVKFIENGDDLVISHGNGPQVGNLLLQQIAINSPKNPAMPLDTCVAMTQGSIGYWMQNALTRALEKRNLDKSVVSLITQVIVDETDPAFRNPSKPIGPFLSGAEAEIEMERTKAVFKEDAGRGWRKVVPSPKPISIKEHKVINQLVENGIIPITVGGGGIPVVKRGKELKGIEAVIDKDFASQKLAELIQADLLIILTGVNNVYVNFNKPNQKQLNQVSVEEMKTYITENQFAAGSMLPKVEAAIAFVENAKKGKAIITSLENIEQVLTEGAGTIITK from the coding sequence ATGGGGAAAAGGAAAATTGTCGTAGCGTTAGGCGGAAATGCAATATTATCAAATGATGCAAGTGCGCAAGCTCAACAACAAGCTCTTGAAAAAACAGCGGAATATTTGGTTAAATTTATTGAAAATGGAGATGATCTGGTTATCTCCCATGGAAACGGCCCTCAAGTTGGCAATCTATTGTTACAACAAATTGCCATAAATAGCCCTAAGAATCCAGCAATGCCATTAGATACCTGTGTCGCAATGACTCAAGGAAGTATTGGGTATTGGATGCAAAATGCTCTTACACGTGCTTTAGAAAAAAGAAATTTAGATAAATCAGTTGTCTCGCTGATTACTCAAGTAATCGTAGATGAAACTGATCCTGCTTTTAGAAATCCAAGCAAACCCATCGGTCCGTTTTTATCTGGAGCAGAAGCTGAAATTGAAATGGAACGAACAAAAGCCGTTTTTAAAGAAGATGCAGGAAGAGGTTGGCGTAAAGTTGTTCCCTCTCCAAAGCCAATCAGTATTAAAGAACACAAAGTCATCAATCAATTGGTCGAAAATGGAATCATTCCTATTACCGTTGGCGGAGGTGGTATTCCTGTTGTGAAAAGGGGGAAGGAATTAAAAGGGATAGAAGCAGTCATTGATAAAGATTTTGCATCTCAGAAGTTGGCTGAATTGATTCAAGCAGATTTACTGATTATTCTGACGGGTGTAAATAATGTGTATGTCAATTTTAATAAACCAAATCAAAAACAATTAAATCAAGTATCGGTTGAAGAAATGAAAACCTATATTACTGAGAATCAATTTGCTGCCGGAAGCATGCTGCCAAAAGTAGAAGCAGCAATTGCATTTGTTGAAAATGCGAAAAAAGGAAAAGCTATTATTACATCCTTAGAAAATATAGAGCAAGTATTAACAGAAGGAGCTGGAACAATCATTACAAAGTAG
- a CDS encoding undecaprenyl diphosphate synthase family protein, with protein sequence MNVYKRLPKHIGIIPDGNRRWAQENGLEKQEGYKFGIEPGLELYHLCLELGIKEMTFYGFTMDNTKRPAEQTQAFQKACVDAVNKLKDRDADLLVVGNTNSPLFPKELLPYTKRTKFGNGLMKINFLVNYGWNWDLNYGIKQIDFDPKQDSTKMIASSDISRMDLIIRWGGRRRLSGFLPIQSIYSDFYVAEEMWPDYTIDQVHAALQWYQDQDVTLGG encoded by the coding sequence ATGAACGTATATAAACGTCTGCCTAAACACATCGGAATCATTCCAGATGGCAATAGACGATGGGCTCAAGAAAATGGACTTGAAAAGCAAGAAGGATATAAATTTGGTATAGAACCTGGTCTGGAATTATATCATCTTTGTTTAGAATTAGGTATTAAAGAAATGACATTTTATGGCTTCACAATGGACAATACTAAACGCCCAGCAGAACAGACACAAGCTTTTCAAAAAGCCTGTGTAGATGCTGTGAATAAGTTGAAAGATAGAGATGCAGATTTGTTGGTTGTCGGAAATACAAATTCCCCATTATTTCCAAAAGAATTGCTTCCTTATACTAAGAGAACTAAATTTGGCAATGGACTAATGAAAATCAACTTTCTAGTGAATTATGGCTGGAATTGGGATTTGAATTACGGTATTAAACAAATCGATTTTGACCCTAAGCAAGATAGTACAAAAATGATTGCCTCTTCAGATATCTCAAGAATGGATCTTATCATCCGATGGGGCGGTAGAAGAAGATTAAGTGGATTTTTACCGATTCAATCAATCTATTCTGATTTTTATGTCGCTGAAGAAATGTGGCCAGATTATACTATTGATCAAGTACATGCAGCTTTGCAATGGTATCAAGATCAAGATGTAACATTAGGCGGCTAA
- a CDS encoding glycoside hydrolase family 1 protein, whose product MKYEFPEGFWWGSAASGPQTEGVFEGDNKGDNIWDHWYREEPEKFFNGVGPEKTSYFYEKYKEDIQLMKETGHTTFRTSIQWSRLIPNGTGEVNQKAVEFYNDVINELLANDIEPFINLYHFDMPMKLQEKGGWLNRETVDAYVVFAQTCFELFGDRIKKWFTHNEPIVPVEGGYLYQFHYPNEVNMKKAVQVAYHEVLSSAKAIKVYHEMDLDGEIGIILNLTPSYPRDETNPEDVKAAQLADAFFNRSFLDPSVKGEFPTDLVELLKEIDHLPTIEDDDLEIIKNNTVDLLGVNYYQPRRIKAKESSEKLADGPMPDDYFDNYIKPDRKMNPYRGWEIYEKGVYDILTNLRENYGNIRCYISENGMGVEGEEAYINPDGSIEDDYRIEFVKDHLTYMHQAIQEGSNVQGYHMWTCMDNWSWTNAYKNRYGFIAVDINNEGKRTVKKSGRWFKEVSDANGFN is encoded by the coding sequence ATGAAATATGAATTTCCAGAAGGATTCTGGTGGGGATCTGCAGCTAGCGGCCCGCAAACAGAAGGCGTTTTTGAAGGCGATAACAAAGGGGATAACATTTGGGATCATTGGTACCGTGAAGAACCAGAAAAATTCTTTAATGGAGTAGGACCAGAAAAAACTTCTTACTTCTATGAAAAATATAAAGAAGATATCCAACTAATGAAAGAAACAGGTCACACAACATTTAGAACTTCTATTCAATGGAGTCGTTTGATTCCTAATGGTACAGGAGAAGTGAATCAAAAAGCTGTTGAGTTTTATAATGATGTGATCAATGAATTGCTTGCAAATGATATTGAACCATTTATTAACTTATACCACTTTGATATGCCTATGAAATTACAAGAAAAAGGCGGTTGGTTAAATCGTGAAACAGTAGATGCTTATGTAGTATTTGCTCAAACATGTTTTGAATTATTTGGCGACCGCATTAAGAAATGGTTTACACATAATGAACCTATTGTACCAGTTGAAGGTGGATACTTATATCAATTCCATTATCCAAATGAAGTGAATATGAAAAAAGCTGTTCAAGTTGCTTACCATGAAGTTCTTTCAAGTGCTAAAGCGATAAAAGTTTACCATGAAATGGATTTAGATGGAGAAATTGGAATTATTTTAAACTTAACTCCAAGCTACCCAAGAGACGAAACAAATCCTGAAGATGTAAAAGCAGCACAACTTGCCGATGCATTCTTTAACCGCTCATTCCTAGACCCTTCAGTTAAAGGTGAATTTCCAACAGATTTAGTTGAGTTATTGAAAGAAATCGATCATTTGCCTACTATTGAAGATGACGATTTAGAAATTATAAAAAATAATACTGTCGATTTGTTGGGAGTTAATTACTACCAACCTCGTCGTATCAAAGCGAAAGAATCATCAGAAAAATTAGCTGATGGTCCTATGCCAGATGATTATTTTGACAATTATATCAAACCTGACCGTAAAATGAATCCTTACCGTGGATGGGAAATTTACGAAAAAGGCGTTTATGATATTTTAACAAACCTTAGAGAAAACTATGGCAATATTCGTTGCTACATTTCTGAAAATGGAATGGGTGTAGAAGGTGAAGAAGCCTATATTAATCCTGATGGAAGTATAGAAGATGATTACCGTATCGAATTTGTAAAAGATCATTTAACTTATATGCATCAAGCCATTCAAGAAGGCAGCAATGTACAAGGGTACCATATGTGGACATGTATGGATAACTGGTCATGGACAAATGCTTATAAAAACCGTTATGGTTTTATTGCAGTAGACATCAACAATGAAGGAAAAAGAACAGTTAAGAAAAGTGGTCGTTGGTTCAAAGAAGTATCTGACGCTAACGGGTTTAACTAA
- the argF gene encoding ornithine carbamoyltransferase, whose translation MIKQVFQGRSLLAEKDFTKEELMYLIDLSAHLKDLKKRGIPHHYLEGKNIALLFEKASTRTRAAFTTAAIDLGAHPEYLGKNDIQLGKKESVEDTARVLGSMFDGIEFRGFKQNTVEQLAEFSGVPVWNGLTDEWHPTQMIADFLTVKENFGHLEGLTLAYVGDGRNNVANSLLITGAILGVNIHIVSPESLFPEKDLIDMAQSFADQSGSKIRITKDVAEGVKGADVLYTDVWVSMGEEDKFAERIELLTPYQLNMDMVRATGKEDMIILHCLPAFHDTKTDYGHDVKEKYHIDAMEITDEAFRSKHARQFDQAENRMHSIKAIMAATLGNLFIPKV comes from the coding sequence ATGATAAAACAAGTATTTCAAGGACGCAGTTTATTAGCTGAAAAAGATTTTACAAAAGAAGAATTGATGTATTTAATCGACTTATCTGCACACTTAAAAGATTTGAAAAAAAGAGGCATTCCCCATCACTATTTAGAAGGAAAGAATATCGCATTGTTATTTGAAAAAGCATCTACTCGTACCCGCGCTGCGTTCACTACTGCAGCCATCGATTTAGGTGCGCATCCAGAATACCTTGGAAAAAATGATATTCAATTAGGAAAGAAAGAATCCGTTGAAGATACTGCTCGCGTTTTAGGAAGCATGTTTGATGGGATTGAATTCCGCGGGTTCAAACAAAATACAGTGGAACAATTAGCTGAATTTTCAGGCGTTCCTGTCTGGAATGGATTGACTGATGAATGGCATCCGACACAAATGATAGCTGACTTTTTAACGGTTAAAGAAAACTTTGGACATCTTGAAGGACTTACCTTAGCTTACGTCGGAGATGGCCGCAACAATGTAGCAAACAGCTTACTGATTACTGGAGCGATTTTAGGTGTGAACATTCATATTGTATCTCCTGAATCACTGTTCCCAGAAAAAGACTTAATCGATATGGCTCAATCCTTTGCAGATCAATCTGGCAGCAAAATTAGGATCACAAAAGATGTGGCAGAAGGCGTTAAAGGAGCAGACGTATTATATACAGATGTTTGGGTATCAATGGGAGAAGAAGATAAATTTGCTGAACGAATCGAATTGTTGACTCCTTATCAATTAAATATGGATATGGTTCGTGCAACAGGTAAAGAAGACATGATCATTCTGCATTGTCTGCCAGCTTTCCATGATACAAAGACCGACTATGGGCATGATGTAAAAGAAAAGTATCATATTGATGCTATGGAAATTACAGATGAAGCTTTTAGAAGCAAACACGCACGACAATTTGATCAAGCTGAAAACCGAATGCATTCTATCAAAGCCATTATGGCTGCAACATTAGGAAACTTATTTATTCCTAAAGTTTAG
- a CDS encoding LacI family DNA-binding transcriptional regulator, with protein MVTIKDIAHKAGVAKSTVSRYLNGGSVSKKTKAKLDEIVNETGYAPNTFAQSLKAKKTNMIGTIIPRLDSFATNTILASIDEELRNKQYQLIITNTNQNVKREVENIYTLAKQKVDGIILLATVVTPAHRKAIAEVNIPVLLLGQSAEGLNTIVHQEYEAGYKLGSYATELGHKDFLYFTVLEEDQAVGQLRSKGVLEALKKNSDTTIEIVEANFSFSKAYEKAMNVLATTSATYVLCATDNIALAVMKAAHTLGLSIPTDFSLSGFGGYEVTSIVTPTITTVKYPYKQLGTLSVTNLIKLIEGEDSISNLELPNILVKRESTIAYENPSI; from the coding sequence ATGGTAACCATAAAAGATATCGCTCATAAAGCTGGAGTAGCCAAAAGTACGGTTTCCAGGTATTTGAATGGCGGATCCGTTAGTAAGAAAACCAAAGCCAAATTAGATGAAATTGTGAATGAAACTGGCTATGCACCGAATACGTTTGCGCAAAGTTTAAAAGCGAAAAAAACAAATATGATTGGAACCATCATTCCTAGATTGGATTCATTTGCAACCAATACTATTTTAGCAAGTATTGATGAAGAACTAAGGAATAAACAATATCAATTAATTATTACGAATACAAACCAAAATGTTAAACGTGAAGTAGAAAATATTTATACATTGGCAAAACAAAAAGTAGATGGGATCATCCTTTTGGCTACAGTTGTAACCCCAGCTCATCGAAAAGCTATAGCAGAAGTCAACATTCCCGTATTGCTGCTTGGCCAATCTGCAGAAGGACTGAATACGATCGTCCATCAAGAGTATGAGGCAGGATATAAGTTGGGGAGTTACGCAACAGAATTAGGGCATAAGGATTTTCTGTATTTTACCGTTCTTGAAGAAGATCAAGCAGTAGGCCAATTAAGATCAAAAGGTGTTTTAGAAGCTCTTAAAAAAAATTCAGATACAACTATTGAGATTGTTGAAGCAAATTTTTCTTTTTCAAAAGCGTATGAAAAAGCGATGAATGTGTTAGCCACAACATCGGCTACCTACGTACTTTGTGCTACAGATAATATAGCGTTAGCTGTTATGAAAGCTGCGCACACATTAGGACTTAGTATTCCGACTGACTTTTCATTATCGGGTTTTGGTGGATATGAAGTTACTTCTATCGTTACACCAACTATTACAACAGTAAAGTATCCCTATAAACAATTGGGTACTCTTTCAGTTACCAATTTAATTAAACTGATTGAAGGCGAAGATAGCATAAGTAATTTAGAGTTGCCTAATATTTTAGTTAAAAGAGAATCAACTATTGCTTATGAAAACCCTTCGATATAA
- a CDS encoding ROK family protein, with product MMYGAIEAGGTKFVCAVSDEQLEIKERVSIPTTTPEETLKQVFGFFDQYTLTSIGIGSFGPIDVNEKSATYGYVTSTPKTAWKNYDFLGSVKKRYGIPVAWTTDVNAAAYGELKRGSAQGTNSCLYLTIGTGIGGGAVVDGKVLSGFGHPEMGHLLVSMHPEDDFEGVCPYHGNCLEGVAAGPAIEKRYGKKGMDLADDKKVWEIEAFYLAQALVNYTLILSPEKIILGGGVMKQTQLLDLIKKEFANLMADYVNTPALDEYIVTPELEDNAGITGCLLMAMEEK from the coding sequence ATGATGTATGGTGCAATAGAAGCAGGCGGAACAAAATTTGTATGTGCAGTCAGTGATGAACAATTGGAAATAAAAGAACGAGTGAGTATCCCAACTACTACACCTGAAGAAACCCTTAAACAAGTCTTTGGTTTTTTTGACCAATATACGTTAACATCTATTGGAATTGGATCTTTCGGACCAATTGATGTTAATGAAAAATCAGCTACATACGGGTATGTAACATCGACCCCCAAAACAGCTTGGAAAAACTATGACTTTTTAGGTTCTGTTAAAAAGAGATATGGTATTCCAGTAGCTTGGACGACAGATGTGAACGCTGCTGCTTATGGTGAACTTAAAAGAGGAAGTGCACAAGGAACTAATAGCTGTCTTTACTTGACAATTGGAACCGGTATCGGGGGTGGAGCAGTTGTTGACGGGAAAGTATTAAGCGGATTTGGACATCCTGAAATGGGACACCTTTTAGTCAGTATGCACCCTGAAGATGATTTTGAAGGCGTTTGCCCGTACCATGGCAATTGCTTGGAAGGTGTAGCTGCAGGTCCAGCCATTGAAAAGCGTTATGGAAAAAAAGGAATGGACTTAGCTGATGATAAAAAAGTTTGGGAAATAGAAGCTTTTTATTTAGCACAAGCATTAGTCAACTATACCTTGATTCTTAGTCCAGAAAAGATTATCTTAGGTGGAGGCGTTATGAAACAAACGCAACTACTTGATTTAATCAAAAAAGAATTTGCCAATTTAATGGCTGACTACGTCAATACGCCAGCATTAGATGAGTACATCGTCACGCCTGAGCTTGAAGATAATGCTGGTATTACAGGTTGCCTATTGATGGCTATGGAAGAGAAATAA
- the arcD gene encoding arginine-ornithine antiporter — protein sequence MEEKKVGLIPLIALVVGSIIGGGIFNLMSDMAVEASVGPVIIGWIIAGIGMGFLAFCFQNLSAKRPDLDAGIYSYAKEGFGKYMGFNSAWGYWLSAFLGNVAYGTLLFSSIGYFFPIFEDGQNLASVIGASIMLWLVHALILKGVETASFINAIVTAAKLIPLAIFFVAMFVAFKLDVFTADFWGTISGNFTFKEVMDQVQGTMLVTVWVFIGIEGAVVFSGRAKVKSDVGKATIIGLVTVIAIYLLTTILSMAVLTRPELAELPQPAMAYLLESVVGKWGAILINIGVIISVSGAWLAWTMFAAELPYQAAKQGAFPKFFVKENKNGAPVNSLLFTNVLIQLFLFTFLISSRAYNFAFSLASSAILIPYAFTAFYQLKLSLLESNGTKRRNQNIIIGVVASVYAIWLIYAGGVDYLLLTMLLYAPGIIIYAWVQKENKEKLFTKSEWIAAAVVVALFLLAIVQIINGSIDISNM from the coding sequence GTGGAAGAAAAAAAAGTAGGCTTAATTCCTTTAATTGCTCTAGTTGTCGGGTCCATTATTGGTGGCGGAATTTTTAACTTAATGTCAGATATGGCAGTTGAAGCTTCAGTGGGTCCTGTAATCATCGGTTGGATCATTGCCGGTATTGGAATGGGATTTTTAGCATTTTGTTTTCAAAATTTATCTGCTAAACGCCCTGATTTGGATGCCGGTATTTATAGTTATGCAAAAGAAGGTTTTGGAAAATACATGGGATTCAATTCTGCTTGGGGCTATTGGTTATCTGCTTTCTTAGGGAATGTTGCTTACGGAACATTACTCTTCAGCTCGATTGGATACTTTTTCCCAATCTTTGAAGACGGACAGAATCTTGCTTCTGTCATCGGGGCATCCATTATGCTTTGGTTGGTTCACGCACTTATATTAAAGGGAGTCGAAACAGCTTCATTTATCAATGCGATTGTTACTGCTGCTAAATTGATTCCTTTGGCAATCTTTTTTGTAGCCATGTTTGTAGCCTTTAAATTAGATGTATTTACTGCTGATTTTTGGGGAACCATCTCAGGGAACTTCACATTTAAAGAAGTAATGGATCAAGTTCAAGGAACGATGTTAGTAACGGTTTGGGTATTTATTGGTATTGAAGGTGCGGTAGTGTTCTCTGGACGTGCCAAAGTAAAATCAGATGTCGGAAAAGCAACGATTATTGGATTAGTAACTGTTATTGCAATCTATTTGTTGACAACGATTCTATCTATGGCTGTCTTAACAAGACCAGAACTAGCAGAATTGCCTCAACCTGCAATGGCTTATTTATTAGAAAGTGTAGTTGGTAAGTGGGGTGCAATACTGATCAATATAGGGGTTATCATATCTGTTTCAGGTGCTTGGTTGGCATGGACAATGTTTGCAGCTGAACTGCCTTATCAAGCTGCGAAACAAGGGGCATTCCCAAAATTTTTTGTTAAAGAAAATAAGAATGGTGCTCCAGTCAATTCATTACTATTTACAAACGTATTGATCCAACTGTTCTTATTCACATTCTTGATCAGTTCACGTGCGTACAATTTTGCTTTTTCATTAGCATCATCAGCAATCTTGATTCCATATGCGTTTACAGCATTTTACCAGTTGAAATTGTCTTTATTGGAATCGAATGGAACTAAACGCCGTAATCAAAATATTATTATTGGGGTAGTAGCTAGTGTGTATGCTATCTGGTTAATTTATGCAGGTGGAGTAGACTACTTGTTGTTAACCATGTTGTTGTATGCACCAGGAATTATTATTTACGCTTGGGTACAAAAAGAAAATAAAGAAAAGCTCTTTACTAAAAGTGAATGGATTGCAGCAGCAGTCGTTGTGGCACTCTTTTTACTCGCTATCGTTCAAATAATCAACGGTTCAATCGATATTAGTAATATGTAG
- a CDS encoding glycoside hydrolase family 32 protein, with product MEQTNKLKQYDLGYHIRSPKGLLNDPNGLVYYKGVYHVFYQWNQADTTHQSKSWGHITTKDFIHWKTYKPALEPVDWYDKDGCYSGSAVVFEGEIYLFYTGNVRSENGERKSYQCLAVSEDGIHFEKKGPILEHPIKGYTAHVRDPKVWQGKEGNWWMILGAQKENLTGDALIYQSANLVDWTLVGSMLEESISLGFMWECPDLLKFADRDIFVFSPQGLEAEGEKYNNIYQSGYFTGEFLENGTFVKDNQPFEELDRGFEFYAPQTFVDDAGRTILYGWVGVMEPEVEAAVPTRQQGWIHALTIPREIRYENGKLIQYPIAELANLRKENSTVIKSVGNEAVKMTSLQQDILIEWSKAATDFVLTVRNEVEINYQANSKKLTLIRTNWKTRGKEERSVFLKRDLMELRIMVESSLIELFLNRGEEVFTLRYFVDEDDFLLRFNYLKETAEKTLTLYSLDSFVLEK from the coding sequence ATGGAACAAACCAATAAATTGAAGCAATACGATCTAGGTTACCATATTCGGTCACCTAAGGGATTATTAAATGATCCAAATGGTCTTGTTTACTATAAAGGAGTATATCATGTCTTCTATCAATGGAATCAAGCAGACACGACACACCAATCAAAAAGCTGGGGACATATAACAACGAAGGATTTTATCCATTGGAAGACTTATAAACCAGCATTGGAGCCTGTTGATTGGTATGATAAAGATGGATGCTACTCCGGAAGCGCCGTTGTTTTCGAGGGGGAAATTTATTTATTCTACACTGGAAATGTTAGAAGCGAGAACGGTGAACGTAAAAGCTATCAATGCTTAGCTGTTTCAGAAGACGGCATTCATTTTGAAAAGAAGGGGCCAATTCTAGAGCATCCAATAAAAGGATACACAGCACACGTTAGAGATCCTAAAGTTTGGCAAGGCAAAGAGGGCAACTGGTGGATGATACTGGGTGCACAAAAAGAAAATCTAACAGGAGACGCATTAATCTATCAATCAGCTAATTTAGTTGATTGGACCTTAGTAGGGTCTATGTTAGAAGAATCTATTTCTTTAGGGTTTATGTGGGAATGTCCGGATCTTCTAAAATTTGCTGACAGAGATATCTTTGTGTTTTCGCCTCAAGGTTTAGAAGCTGAAGGAGAAAAATACAACAACATTTATCAAAGCGGCTATTTTACAGGAGAATTTTTAGAGAATGGTACCTTTGTAAAGGATAATCAACCATTTGAAGAATTGGATCGTGGATTTGAATTTTATGCTCCGCAAACTTTTGTAGATGATGCTGGTCGTACGATTTTATATGGCTGGGTTGGAGTTATGGAACCTGAAGTTGAAGCGGCTGTTCCAACTAGGCAGCAAGGTTGGATACATGCTTTGACTATACCTAGAGAAATACGTTATGAGAATGGAAAGCTCATTCAGTACCCAATTGCTGAACTGGCGAACTTAAGAAAAGAAAATTCTACAGTCATCAAAAGTGTTGGAAATGAGGCAGTTAAAATGACTTCCCTTCAACAAGACATCTTGATTGAATGGAGTAAAGCTGCAACAGATTTTGTTTTAACAGTAAGAAATGAAGTGGAAATAAATTATCAAGCTAATAGTAAAAAATTAACCTTAATACGGACCAATTGGAAAACAAGGGGTAAAGAAGAACGAAGTGTCTTTTTAAAACGTGACCTGATGGAATTAAGGATAATGGTTGAAAGCTCATTGATTGAATTATTTTTAAATAGAGGAGAAGAAGTTTTCACCTTACGTTATTTTGTAGATGAAGATGACTTTCTATTGAGATTTAATTATTTAAAGGAAACTGCTGAAAAAACACTGACACTTTATTCTTTAGATTCGTTTGTATTAGAAAAATAA
- a CDS encoding histidinol-phosphatase HisJ family protein has translation MYLADYHHHTDNSFDSQAQMKEVCEQAIRRGVNEVCFTEHFSVNPKVPTYGHMEFDRYFSQINKCRELVKNQLVIKAGIELCEPHLMKEDYKEALANLEIDFILGSVHNIKEEKLRTFMANKTKEEIHQNYFEEVYAMVSDADIDVIAHLDLIKRYAVETVGNYDFTIYRPIIEKILRKAIKRDIGIEINTSGLSKKGLKETFPSMDVLRLYHSLGGKILTIGSDSHRSETVGSNQEIAIKMAKEAGFDKVYVFERRTPSTINLE, from the coding sequence ATGTATCTTGCTGATTATCATCATCACACAGATAATTCATTTGATTCTCAAGCACAGATGAAAGAAGTATGCGAACAAGCGATAAGAAGAGGGGTGAATGAAGTTTGTTTTACGGAGCACTTTTCTGTTAACCCTAAAGTTCCTACTTATGGTCACATGGAATTTGACCGTTATTTTTCTCAGATTAACAAGTGCCGTGAATTAGTCAAAAATCAACTAGTGATTAAAGCTGGAATTGAACTATGCGAGCCGCATTTGATGAAAGAAGACTATAAAGAAGCTTTAGCAAATTTGGAAATAGATTTTATCCTAGGGTCTGTTCATAACATCAAAGAAGAAAAATTACGAACGTTTATGGCAAATAAAACGAAGGAAGAAATTCACCAAAATTATTTTGAAGAAGTTTATGCAATGGTAAGCGACGCTGACATTGATGTGATCGCACATTTAGATTTAATTAAACGCTATGCTGTAGAAACAGTAGGTAACTACGATTTTACAATTTATAGACCTATTATTGAAAAGATTTTACGCAAAGCGATCAAACGAGATATTGGAATTGAAATCAATACATCAGGATTGTCAAAAAAAGGATTAAAAGAAACTTTTCCATCAATGGATGTTTTGCGATTGTATCATTCATTGGGTGGAAAAATTTTAACGATTGGTTCTGATTCGCATCGCTCAGAAACAGTAGGATCTAATCAAGAAATAGCAATAAAAATGGCAAAAGAAGCAGGTTTTGATAAGGTATATGTATTTGAAAGAAGAACGCCGAGTACAATCAATCTTGAGTAA
- a CDS encoding Crp/Fnr family transcriptional regulator, which produces MTIIQKKMTNLYELRYRPVFSEFTDSEFNHLRKNMYLRKYKKGQVLFDEGDIRDKVFYLLNGLVRLERYDESASYTYTDYVKKETLFPYGGLFSDDAYHYSAYAVTNIELYYMPTGLFESLIAENPKQMMYFYHKLSKILENHETRVQYMVVSSATNRIIKALNYLMKELGDYTNPTMVNIPYPITINEIADISGCSRETVGNTIKKLKEMNKLEYEHKLFIFKDLVYFNSYTE; this is translated from the coding sequence ATGACCATTATTCAAAAAAAGATGACGAATTTATATGAGCTTCGTTACAGACCAGTCTTTTCAGAATTTACTGATTCAGAATTTAATCATCTCCGAAAAAATATGTATTTACGTAAATACAAAAAAGGACAAGTTTTGTTTGATGAAGGAGACATCCGAGACAAAGTATTTTATTTGTTAAATGGATTGGTCAGACTTGAAAGATATGATGAAAGTGCGTCTTATACGTATACAGATTATGTTAAAAAAGAAACGTTATTTCCTTATGGTGGTCTGTTTTCAGATGATGCTTATCATTATTCTGCGTATGCAGTGACCAATATTGAACTTTACTATATGCCTACAGGTCTCTTTGAAAGTCTAATTGCAGAGAATCCTAAACAAATGATGTACTTTTATCATAAGCTGTCTAAAATTCTTGAAAACCACGAAACCAGAGTGCAGTATATGGTCGTTTCAAGTGCTACAAATCGGATCATCAAAGCTTTAAATTATTTAATGAAAGAGTTAGGGGATTATACTAATCCAACGATGGTTAATATTCCTTACCCTATTACGATCAATGAAATAGCAGATATTAGTGGCTGTTCAAGAGAAACCGTTGGAAATACCATCAAAAAGTTAAAAGAAATGAATAAGTTGGAGTATGAGCATAAGCTCTTTATTTTTAAAGATCTGGTTTATTTTAACTCCTATACAGAGTGA